The DNA window TGTTTTTGGGAAACTGAGCCCTGATCATTAGACAGGGAAGTGAAGTGCTCTCAGATATTCATTCAAATGACCCAAAGTTATCAAGGAAACCCCAATCAAAGAAACAAACTCAggaagggaaaaataaataaaataaataaaggttccAACATCCCTctgtaaacaaaacatacaAGAAACAGAGGGGACAATATGAACAAGTTCCCAAACCCAAAAAAACTTTTCACAGTGGTGGCAAccagaggatttttttttaactttaggaagtgctataaaacaaatttataCGTTCTCAAAACCCATTTAAAAACAAGTAAATTGCTTTAAATGGTTAATACTGAGTTGCACCTGATGTTGACAACTGAGAAGCACAAAAAGGGTTTGTCAGTTTAAtccaacccagtaaacatttagccgttgattcaacgttgaaataacgtaatgactgccgtttaaccaacgttctcttaaggttgcaaatgaaagttgaaaatacgtccaaacacagacattgaaaagacgactattagacgttttttggacgtccattgacgttattaattggtcccgaaataaattacttgaataaaacgcgttttggacgtccactgacgttatcgattggtcaccacttaactaacttattacgatggattttggacgtccattgacgtttaaaatatgaccttgacggacagactacttttagacctattttgaacgtccagggacgttccttgtttactggggaaTATACTAggttacttttatttaaatcataatTGTAATTTGAATAAGACAACAGGAAGTAAAATGTGTAACATTGACACTagcaatataaaaaataaatactccATTATTACCtcaaaaacacttcaaataaTCGTCTGTCCTTTCTCACTTATTTCAGGTAGCACACAAACTGTTCAGTGTTAAGAAAAAAACCTCCACAGAGCACAAGAATGTCAacttaaataactaaataaaaaccTCATCTCTGTAACCGAGGAAACTGCAGAAACACGTCCTCAGTCAAAACGCAACTAACTTCACAAAATGGTGTGGAGGAGGCTTTCCTCTGAGAACGAAGGCAAACAAAGTCTTTAAAACCCACGAAAGTGTTTTTAAGTTCTTTATACTTCCAGTAAACTTAAGTAAATCTGTCAGGGACGCAGTATTTGTCCGAAGAAAACCCCTCAGGAAACAGccgaagagagaaagagaccgaGCGCCTGTCCAAACGCTTCACGCTCGAGAAGCCCGGAGCGAGGGCGCGTGGCACTATAGCCGGGTCGCGCGCCGCTTACCTTGGGGTTGAGCACGAGCTGTTGCTCGTCGTAGTGCAGCAGCGCCACGGAGTTGGACTCGGAGTTGTTGACGAAGATCTGCAGGCACGGGTAGAGCGAGGTGCCGCGGCAGTCGGCACCGCACGTGAACACACACTCGAAGCGCTCGTCGAGGCAGCTGACGGAGATCACCGTGCAGTTGGCGGGCTTGCTCCGGAGGCTTTGCAAGGCGGGGCTCAGCCAGCAGAAACACAGGATGAAGAGCGAGAGGATGCCGCACGCGATGAGGAACAGCCCGAGACGGATGCTCTTGTCCTCCGCCTCCGAGTACTCGTAGGAGACCCTGATCTTAGCCATCGCGCGCATAGGAAAGCGTTCATAAAAGCGTACCGAGAGAGGCTCGCGCCCCGGCGCTGGGCTATACACCGCACCGGGGGTCCTCCTAAGATCGTCCACAACTTCCCTCGCGCGCCATCCTACTCCTGTACGAGAAGTCAGGGCTCGAGTTTGTCTCGTGCCGTCGGTGTGTTAAGTATGAGGATGGATGGAAGTTGTCTCCCTCCGCCCCTCcgcccctcctccctctctctctctctctctctctctctccctctttcacgCGCGTTATTCCTGATGCATGTCACAACTGTCCGTCAACGCTGGGATTGGACGCTGCATGCGGGATTAGCTAAGCCTCTTATGTAGAACGAGCACCGGCTCCGGGATAAACGTGGCCTTTGACCGGAGCGCTCTCGGCGTCCATCATCACAGCGgcgtcttttttttcccctccacctCTTTACATACAAGCCCCGCCTTCTACGCTACTACTGGCTAGTGTTCATTTTTCGCTCAGGATTGTTTATGACTACAaagaaacagccaatcaaagcgCAGTCAGCGAAAtatcatcagccaatcagagcgctgGGACGTAAAACGGGTGGGAATTGTATCAAGCTTTTGAACACAAGGCGCTGATAAGCGATATATTTCATTTCTTATGGAcgttgaaataaaacaaatcataGAAGTATGAATGGTTAAGATGTAATTCGTGGGACCTATTATTAAAGGCTGCTGTGAGAATGACcacttttaaaatacaaataaaaatggagATTGGAGAGTAGAAACCAGACAGTGACCTACTTCAGAaagtattcatttttaatattcacaCCAATGCCACCCACACCTGCTGCCTGCACTGAATAATACAACACAAATCCTTCAGAATACGCTGTCAGACATACTCTACCTGAAAATATTACTCTCCAGGCCTTGTTTTCCCAAGACCCTTTCTGAAACTTTTAGAAACCAATTCCTCAGAATGTATTGGCACTTTCCACTGCACTGGTTCCTACTTGACTCTGCTCTGCTTTTCAACTGGTCCCAATACCAGCAAATTTCGTACCTAGTACCTGGGACAGGGTactttttagtacctgctcactTTTGTTTCTAAGTGAGTTGAGTATGGACTATACATGAAGTGTAAACCCTGAGTGCTGATTGGACAGTGAgacttcccagtaaacaattagctgttgattcaacgttatataaataacgtaatgactgccgtttaatcaacgttttcttaaggctgaaaatgaaagttgaaaagacgtccaaacacagacattgaagagacgactattagacgtattttggacgtccattgacgttattaattgctcccaaaataaattacttgtataaaacgcattttggacgtccactgacgttatcgattggtcaccacttaactaacttattaagatggattttggacgtccattgacgtttaaaatatgtccttgacggacagactacttttagacctattttgaacgtccagagacgttccttgtttattcatttattcattcattatctgtaacccttatccaattcagggtcgcagtgggtccagagcctacctggaatcattgggcgcaaggcggggaaaacaccctggagggggcgccagtccttcacagggcaacgttccttgtttactgggttgtaAATTatgacaaaatgcagacatccacaaaactaaacatctgtATAATCTTCAAGATACATTAGAAATCACATATTTTTATCCAACACAAAATGGCAGCTGCCATGTTGAAATCCTACCATGTTCGTTTGAAGATGTTCAAATGCTTCTTGGGAAGAATCCAGTGAGATTTACACTGATCTGTCAGAACCCACACACGGCCATGTTCAGTCCcaataacaaaaaacaacatcCAAATACACAACAAGCAAACAGTAGTTAATGTTATcattgctgttgttgtggtttccaaaccCTTTGATTCCTGTCGGAGACAGTGTTTTGCAACGTCATCAGCTATATTTTAAATGGGAGCTGTGCCAGTGGAAAACCAACCGGTACCTTGGACCAAAATAGAGTAAAACCAAGTAtaaagtaggtaccatgcagtggaaaagtgcaagTGTCCAAAAGCTTGTAGATAATCATTTACAGTTATTAGATTATTCAGCTACTTTATGACATATGTTCATTTTTACATTGCATAGTAGTAGTCTCTGCAGTTTATCCGTCTCCAtcgcagtgaacacactcactaGTAACTGGGGCAATAAGCGcatacacacccagagcggAGGGTAGCCACTTGTGTCTtaagtgtcttgctcaagggcacttcatcTGTGGATGCTGAGGCAGGGGACAGCGCAGTTTCTTCACTCCCAATGTGCCCCCTTTTTCCTTCCAGTCCCAGGGATCAATTCAATGACCACTCAGTCCTAAGACTGGACCTGACGTTTAGGCCTCAGCTGCCCCTTAACACACAGGTGCCATGTTTGCCATAGAGAAGGACTGACCCACTGATTAGAAGCTCAGGAACAGCTGAACATGGGCCGATGCCAAATGCTGAGGACTGTGGAATTGCTTTCTCTGGAGCGACGAAGCTCCctccatccaatacatttggaAAGAGATGGGGTGGCCTTAACGATCCTCAACTAATGATCCACAATGACCTTGCTAATGCTTGTGTGGctcagtgccatcaaatcctcacagatatgtttcaATATCCTGTGCAAAGCCCTTTCTGAAGAGTGCAGGCTGCAGCTAGAGATATATTTGGACCTCTGATCTGGACCTGGATTTCTGGAAAGCTTCTTTGTGAAGACGTCTGTTTTGAAATTAGACTGACACCTATAGGCCTGGATGTTAAAAGGATTCTGTACTAGATGTATTTGTTAACATGTCTGCACCCGTGTGAGGgacacactctgtggagtatAATGacgtaatataaaatatatttaaaataataatattttaaagattGTTATTAACAACAGCAGTTTCATTTAGTGTCATGTGCTCTGTACATTTTCCAATCCTTACGCACCTGATTGACTGTATCAGCTGCTTCCTCAGCCCCAAGCCCTGGCAGAGAATTTGGAGCAGGAAGATTTGTTAAAGACATGTATTGGGACCAGGACCAAGAAACTGTATCTTCATACGTCAGTACATACGCCATTAGACTTTTAAAACCTCAACATCAAAGGACAGATCCCTCGTCACATATATCAGTGGTGAAAATTCTTGTCTGTGCACcccagctgcacacacacacacacacacacacacacaagaaggGTATCACACAATCTGACACTTACTTTCAACTTTGGATCAGCAAACAACAACTGCTCTGTCAGTTTCTGAAAACTCTCCGCTCTGCTGTTGAGACATCTCCCTCAGTCGGAGCCAAAACCTGGTTCGCCAGGGTGTTATACACAAATACATcataaaaaatgcttaaaaatacagCCTCTAGTGGGCTCCTGGCCTGGATTTAATGGTTCTAGAAAAAATGTTAAAGCTTTGCATTGTATGTTATATCAAATACAGATCAGCCACATTTTTAAAGGAGTTTCATTGTATCTAAACTCATTTTTATAGCTCCTGTGGGCCTACAGATACATGTTGtaattgtacaattacagactgcaatccatatgttgctctgcaagCTTTTTGCAAGCTTTGAAAGCTTACCTTTTTGGAGACGCTAGGTTTTCTATCTGAAAGAAATGTCATGGTGCTGTACAAATGTCAGAAACCACTCTTCCACGTTCATGATTTCCAGTAAAATGTAAGCCCTTCATTTTTCTGTGCAAGACCTCGGCTCTGAACCTTAAAAGTGAGTTCTTTGGGCcctatatttcaaaatatttaattagtGTCAAGGAAACAAAAGAGACATTTCTTGGGTGCATTTGACAGATCATAAACTGGGACAGCCTTCAGTGGAGAAGAACCTGAGGAGATCATATATAAGATAAACCACCtgcaagaagaaaaaaaagaaaaaccaccTGCAGGGCATCTATGGAAAATACGCCAAAGACCTAGAATTTCCAAAAGAGACATACACTCTTAAagataaaggtgctacaaaaggttcttcaagcgatgccatagaagaacaacTTTTGGTTGCATAAagaaccatccatccatccattatctgtaagcgcttatccagttcagagtcatggtgggtccagagcctaactggaatcattgggcgcaaggcgggaatacaccctgaaggggtgccagtccttcacagggcaacacacacacactcacacattctctcacacactcacacctatggacacttttgagtctccaatccacctaccaacgtgtgtttttggaccgtgggaggacactggagcacccggaggaaacccacacggacacaaggagaacacaccacactcctcacagacagtcacccagagaaaacccacacagacacagggagaacacaccacactcctcacagacagtcacccagaggaaacccacgcagacacagggagaacacaccaactcctcacagac is part of the Hoplias malabaricus isolate fHopMal1 chromosome 4, fHopMal1.hap1, whole genome shotgun sequence genome and encodes:
- the LOC136695456 gene encoding calcium-activated potassium channel subunit beta-4-like → MRAMAKIRVSYEYSEAEDKSIRLGLFLIACGILSLFILCFCWLSPALQSLRSKPANCTVISVSCLDERFECVFTCGADCRGTSLYPCLQIFVNNSESNSVALLHYDEQQLVLNPKCSYVPKCERDNQKMQQDIQRLEHYWSKQGQNQSFTCFFNPQRRPDDVLFQHSHDTSVLLHCVLWPMVSLLVGTLIVLLTVCARSLAVRAEAIQKRKFS